A part of Anolis sagrei isolate rAnoSag1 chromosome 3, rAnoSag1.mat, whole genome shotgun sequence genomic DNA contains:
- the CCDC80 gene encoding coiled-coil domain-containing protein 80, whose product MNWTTFLSFGVLWAAWLAYGSERPLRQAVRGSLGVKKVPQGHRSSSTTRLALQTRTEASQKRFSPSGRFRQRPLVKRDSLEPKSPQAGPMRPSPAQAKNDRTPLRPIQRPKSEMVRDESASSTFRSRMVRFPSGSSSPNILASFAGKNRVWIISAPHASDGYYRLMMSLLKNDVYCELAERHVQQIIMFHEAGEEGGKVRRLSPEGKIMEQPLDPSLIPKLMNFLKLEKGKFGMVLLKKTLQVEERYPYPVRLEAIYEVIDQSPIRRIEKVRQKGFIQKCKAAGVEGQVVEEGNNGGGSRTRTTPSGEQTQTFSKKEETRKSSIQPTRVKIAKKVAPTTVPPPLPTTKATAFPLQTTTPRPVTRITTMASRPTPTTTITTPVTQRTWTTKSHTLLPTAPGATPARVTENFYSPVWKENRRERHPGHTQRKPAATRRPSKAVHYDTSTEIPTPSSEHYTRASAGRYRDNRTDRKEYSTRDPSVTSGQHKPAKSKPPKKKAQDKLLSNEYEDKYDAGQPAVPRLEEEVPGRNIPPKKGKDPKKHDRLDKPEKKKKERADKKNEKQAKKDKAAKKNKQEKERNKKNKKASKTENEGILKSNAKSFTQTSRKSVLNLLDLFEGKRRLLVITAPKADNNMYVQQRDEYLESFCKMATRKISVITIFGTTDNSRMKIDHFQLDNEKPMKAIEDEDLMDQHLINELRREYGMTYNDFFMVLTDTDMRAKQYYEVPIAMKSVFDLIDTFQSRIKDMEKQKRDGIVCKDDKKQSLENFLSRFRWRRRLLVISAPNDEDWAYSQQLAALTGQACNFGLRHITVLKLLGLGEEIGGVLELYPINGSSSVDREDLPAHLVKDIRNYFQISPEYFSMLLVGKDGNVKSWYPSPMWSMVIVYDLIDSMQLRRQEMAIQQSLGMRCPEDEYAGYGFHGYHQGYQDGYQDDYRHHESYHHGYPY is encoded by the exons ATGAATTGGACAACCTTTCTGAGCTTTGGGGTACTTTGGGCAGCGTGGCTAGCATATGGCTCAGAAAGGCCACTGAGGCAAGCTGTTAGAGGAAGTCTAGGAGTCAAAAAAGTACCTCAAGGCCACAGGAGCAGCAGTACTACTAGACTGGCTTTGCAGACAAGAACTGAAGCATCTCAAAAACGGTTTAGTCCTTCTGGGAGGTTTCGGCAGCGCCCTCTCGTCAAAAGGGATTCTTTGGAGCCCAAGAGCCCACaagcaggccccatgcgcccatCTCCTGCTCAGGCAAAGAATGACAGGACTCCATTACGGCCAATTCAAAGACCTAAGTCAGAAATGGTTAGGGATGAGAGTGCATCCAGCACATTTCGGTCACGCATGGTGCGCTTCCCATCTGGATCCAGTTCTCCCAACATTCTCGCTAGCTTTGCTGGAAAGAACAGAGTCTGGATCATCTCTGCTCCTCATGCCTCTGATGGATATTATCGGCTCATGATGAGCCTGCTGAAAAATGATGTGTACTGTGAACTGGCTGAGAGGCATGTGCAGCAGATCATCATGTTTCATGAGGCAGGTGAAGAGGGTGGCAAAGTCAGGAGGCTCAGCCCCGAAGGAAAGATTATGGAGCAGCCTCTAGATCCCAGCCTCATTCCCAAACTCATGAACTTCCTGAAGCTGGAGAAGGGGAAATTTGGCATGGTTCTGCTGAAGAAGACACTGCAGGTTGAGGAGAGATACCCTTATCCAGTCAGACTAGAAGCCATTTATGAGGTCATTGACCAAAGCCCCATCAGGAGAATTGAGAAGGTCCGACAGAAGGGCTTCATCCAGAAGTGTAAAGCAGCAGGAGTAGAAGGCCAGGTTGTTGAGGAAGGCAACAATGGTGGTGGTAGTCGCACTAGGACAACACCAAGTGGTGAGCAGACCCAAACTTTCTCCAAGAAAGAAGAAACCAGGAAAAGCAGCATCCAGCCAACAAGGGTTAAAATTGCAAAGAAAGTTGCACCTACCACAGTGCCACCACCTCTCCCTACAACTAAAGCCACTGCCTTCCCTCTccagaccacaactcccaggcCAGTCACCAGAATAACAACAATGGCAAGCAGGCCTACACCTACCACCACTATCACTACTCCTGTTACACAGAGAACATGGACCACAAAATCACACACTTTGCTTCCCACGGCGCCTGGGGCTACTCCTGCTCGGGTCACGGAGAATTTCTACTCTCCTGTATGGAAAGAGAACCGCAGAGAAAGGCATCCAGGCCACACACAGAGAAAGCCAGCAGCTACTAGGAGACCCAGCAAAGCTGTTCATTATGACACTTCCACGGAGATCCCAACACCCTCCTCAGAGCACTACACAAGGGCAAGTGCTGGGCGATACAGGGACAACCGCACAGACAGGAAGGAGTACAGCACCAGGGATCCCAGTGTCACATCAGGTCAACACAAGCCTGCAAAAAGCAAGCCACCTAAAAAGAAAGCCCAAGACAAACTGCTGAGCAATGAATACGAGGATAAATATGACGCAGGGCAGCCTGCTGTTCCCCGCTTAGAGGAAGAGGTGCCAGGGAGGAATATCCCACCCAAGAAAGGGAAAGATCCCAAGAAACATGATCGCTTGGATAAacctgagaagaagaagaaagaaagagctgACAAGAAAAATGAGAAGCAGGCCAAGAAGGACAAAGCTGCAAAGAAAAACAAGCAAGAGAAAGAGCGgaacaagaaaaacaagaaagcaagCAAAACGGAGAATGAGGGAATCCTGAAATCCAATGCCAAGTCCTTCACACAGACATCCAGGAAGTCCGTCTTGAACCTTTTGGATTTGTTTGAAGGCAAAAGACGTCTCCTG GTGATCACGGCACCCAAAGCTGACAACAACATGTATGTTCAACAGAGAGATGAATATCTGGAAAGCTTTTGCAAAATGGCAACAAGAAAAATTTCGGTCATCACCATCTTTGGTACAACAGACAACAGCCGCATGAAGATTGACCACTTCCAGCTAG ACAATGAGAAACCCATGAAAGCAATAGAAGATGAAGATCTTATGGACCAGCATCTCATTAATGAATTGAGGAGAGAATATGGGATGACATACAATGACTTCTTCATGGTGCTGACGGACACTGATATGAGGGCCAAG CAATATTATGAGGTGCCCATAGCTATGAAGTCTGTGTTTGATTTGATCGATACCTTCCAGTCTCGCATCAAAGATATGGAAAAGCAGAAACGTGATGGCATTGTCTGCAAAGATGACAAGAAACAGTCGCTGGAGAACTTTTTGTCAAG GTTCCgatggaggaggaggctgctagTGATATCTGCCCCCAATGATGAGGACTGGGCTTATTCTCAGCAGCTTGCAGCCCTCACTGGGCAAGCCTGCAATTTTG GTCTCCGTCATATAACTGTCCTCAAACTTTTGGGCCTTGGAGAAGAGATTGGTGGAGTGCTAGAATTATACCCAATCAATG GGAGCTCCAGTGTGGACAGAGAAGACCTCCCGGCTCATTTGGTGAAAGACATCCGCAATTATTTCCAGATCAGCCCTGAATATTTCTCCATGCTTTTGGTTGGAAAAGATGGGAACGTCAAGTCCTGGTACCCTTCCCCTATGTGGTCGATGGTGATCGTCTATGACTTGATTGACTCTATGCAGCTTCGGCGAcaggagatggccatccagcaatcCCTTGGCATGAGATGCCCAGAAGATGAATATGCAGGGTATGGCTTCCACGGTTATCACCAAGGATATCAGGACGGTTACCAAGATGATTATCGTCATCATGAAAGTTACCACCATGGATACCCTTATTGA